A section of the Rhizophagus irregularis chromosome 16, complete sequence genome encodes:
- a CDS encoding uncharacterized protein (SECRETED:cutsite_VTA-SP; SECRETED:prob_0.9096); SECRETED:SignalP(1-21), whose amino-acid sequence MNLRQILFALLIVLMATIVTASPLNLDQLIKRKNAQKDESPSKEKDGKVKAMFTSSGHGSFPDSDGP is encoded by the exons atgaatttgcgTCAAATCTTATTTGCTCTCTTGATTGTACTTATGGCTACTATCGTAACAGCCTCTCCTTTGAATTTAGATCAATTAATTAAGAG aaaaaatgctCAAAAAGACGAAAGTCCATCGAAAGAAAAAGACGGCAAAGTCAAGGCTATGTTTACATCTTCTGGACATGGCTCGTTTCCTGATTCGGACGGACCGTAG